CTTGCAAGCATGCCTCCTGCGACAGGGTCAGCCTCGAATACAGTGGGAACATGACCCATCCTTGCGAGGTGATACGCCGCCGTGAGACCCGCGGGTCCGCCGCCGATGACGGCGACTTTCTTACCTGCGACCCTTGAGAGTCTCTTCGACGGAAGAGGCAGATTGCCGTTTTCTGCGGAGTCGGCTGCAAATCGCTTTAGAGCACGGATCGAGAGAGGCTCGTCAATCTGAGCGCGCCTGCACTTGTCCTCGCAAGGCGCATTGCATACACGCCCACAGACCGATGTGAACGGGTTCTTGTCGCGGATCAAACGCAGGGCATCGGTAAACCTGCGAGCACCGATCAAAGCGACATACTGCGGAACATGCGTCCCGGCAGGGCATGTATGCGAACACGGCGCATCAAAGAGCGAGTTGCATACACATGCAGGGCAGCGCTTGTCTTTGATATGAGCTTCATACTCATGGCGGAAATAGCGGATGGTCGACAGGACCGGGTTCGGAGCCGTCTGGCCCAGACCACAGAGCGCTGAGTCGCGTATCTGTGTTCCCAGGTCTATCAGCAGCTCTATATCGCCATCCTGACCCAGCCCATGGGCGATCCGGGTCAAAATTTCAAGCATACGCTTGGTCCCAACCCGGCATGGGGTGCATTTGCCGCAGCTCTCGTCCTGAATAAAGTCGAGGAAATAGCGGGCAAGGTCCACCATACATGTGTTTTCGTCCATAATGATGAGACCGCCCGACCCCATCATCGCGCCCAGTTCCTTGAGCGAGTCATAGTCCATCGGGACGTTGAGATGCTCCTTGGGAATACACCCGCCCGAAGGTCCACCGGCTTGAGCGGCCTTGAATTTCTTGCCGTTGCGCACACCGCCGCCGATATCGAATATGATATCGCCCAGTGTGGTCCCCATCGGGACTTCGACAAGACCTGAGTTATTGATAGCGCCTGCCAGCGCGAATACTTTAGTTCCCTTGCTGCCCTCAGTGCCGATTGCAGCGAAGGCATCTGCTCCATTTTGGATGATCCATGTGATGTTGGCGTAGCTCTCGACGTTATTAAGCAGCGTCGGGCACTCCCAGAGGCCGGATATCGCCGGGAACGGCGGTCTCGGCCTTGGCTCGCCGCGCTTACCCTCGATACTCGCCATGAGGGCTGTCTCTTCACCGCAGACGAACGCTCCCGCGCCGATCCTGATGTCCAAATCGAACCCGAAACCGGTGCCCATAATGTTCTTTGAGAGGAACCCCCACTCTCTGGCCTGGTTGATAGCTGTCTGGAGTCTCTCGATAGCCAGAGGATACTCGGCACGGACATAGACATAACCCTGATTCGCGCCGACCGCATAGCCTGCAATCGTCATAGCTTCTATAACCGAATGCGGGTCGCCCTCAAGGACGCTGCGGTCCATGAATGCGCCCGGGTCACCCTCGTCGGCGTTGCACAATACGTATTTCTGATCGCCCGTTGCCTTTGCGGTAAACTCCCACTTGAGACCAGTCGGGAAGCCGCCGCCGCCGCGTCCGCGCAATCCTGATTTCTTGACCTGGTCGATAACCTGCTCGGGTGTCATCTCACCAAGGGCTTTGGCTAGGGCTGAATAGCCATCGCGGGCTATATACTCCTCAATATTGCCCGGGTCGATAATGCCGCAGTTGCGCAGGACGATCTTGAGCTGCCTCTTGAAGAAAGGCACATCCTGCATCCTGGGCAAGACGGATTCGCCCTCGCCCTCTTTGTGCATAAGGTCCTCGACAGGGCGGCCTTTGAGCAAATGCTCCTCGACTATCCGCTTTGCGCCCTCAGGAGTGAGTTTTTCATAAAAAGTGCCGTCGGGTAAAATTGCTGCGACCGGACCGAGGTTGCATGACCCCATGCAGCCGGTCATTACGAGTTTTACTTCATCGGCAAGGCCATGGCTTTCGATCTCGCTGCGCATAGCCTCGGCCACATCCTTGCATCCGCACGAGACGCATCCCGCGCCCGCGCAGACAAGCACATGAGTCCTATAAAACTGATCAGCCATCTGTTAGCTCCCCCTGTACTTCTTGATGATCTCCGGAATCTTGTCCACTTTGACGCGGCGATAGATATCCGGGCCTACCGTAACGACCGGCGCGAGGCCGCAAGCGCCCACGCATCGGTTCACTTCAAGGGAGAACTCCCTGTCCTCTGTGGTATTATTGACCTTTATGCCGAGTTCGTGCTCGAACTTTTCGAGGACCTGCTTTCCACCGCGGACATAGCATGCAGTCCCGAGGCATACCCTGATCGTATGCTTGCCCCGTGGGACCGTGGTAAAGAATGAATAAAAACTGAGCACGCCGTGCACCTCACTCAAGGGCACATCCAGTCCCTTGGCGATGCGCGCCTGAACCTTTTCAGGCAGCCAGCCAAAAAGCTCCTGAGCGGCATGCAGGGTCTGGATCAGTGGACCCTTCACTTCCTTATGTTTGGCTATAATCTTATCCAGTTCTTCGTAAAGCCTGGCTTCTTCCTCTTGCGCGGCTTTTGCCTTGGCCTCACATTCACAAGTGTGTGTCGACAACTTCCTCTTACCTCCTTCGAAAATGCGGAGCATTTTCGTTCCCTTCGTGGCGAACACAACAACACCGCGGAGCAGTCGCGAAAGTGTTCATGCCACGATTCCTAACGGGTTTCTGAAGCCCCCTCAGAGCGTTCATACACCCCTAAGCGCTTCGCGCAATTATGAATCATGAATCGTCTCTGCCCGCAATCCATGATTCAGATTTCAAGATTCAGATAATTAGCTCGCTGAAACGACCCAGTCGCCGATGATACTGCCATTGACGATATGCTGGGCGATGATCTGACGTGCTTTATCCGCATCGATATAACCATATGTCACGGACTTGCCGTCCTTGATTACATCGACCGTCGGCTCCTGCTCGCACAGCCCTTTGCATCCGGTCTGTGTGACCGACACATCGGATATCCCGCGTTTGTCGAGTTCATCCAGTATGGCAGTCATCACTTCACGAGCGCCCGCCGCTATTCCGCATGTGCCCATTGCGACGACCACCTTTGCAGAAAACTTGCCCTCGCGCAGTTTCATCTGCTCAAGAGCTTTCTCCCGCACTTTCTTTAGATCTTCGAGTGTTTTCATAAATTGTTTCACCCCCTGATAGATTTAGTATTTTAGATTTGATATTGATTATTCGCCGAAACTTATTCATGTTCGGGCGCGATTTCCGATCGCGACCGGAAATGAATCATGCGATTTGAAATCGTAAACTTCTTTTCCGGGCTGGATCAGATATCCAGCCCGATCAAAGATCAAAGATTTAGTATTTTAGATTTGGGATTGATTATTTGCTGAAACTTATTCGTATGCGTCTATTGCAAAGTCCATACGGCCTCTCTTGTCAAAGATTACATAAATCGGTCCGTCAAGCCATTTGAATCCAAACAAATCGTATCTGTAAACCCGACTATCTGAGTCTTTTACAACACCCCTGCCGCATTTGCTCAATTCTTCAGTCGAGCTTTGTGATTCGCTAAACCCACGTAATACACTTTTCACCTGAATGCGTGTCATACCAGGACACAGCGCATTATATGAATGTGTCAAATAAGCAAACGTGCTTAGTCCGAGAATGATATACATAACAAAAGCGGTGACTATTACCAACACAACAGTCATTAATATCCGCTTGATAGTCCATGTTTTCTTCTTAACGATCACATCCATAGACTCATAACGTCCCTGATGTCGATGGTCGGGGGGATTCTTGCCCTTGACCTCTCTTCGCGGGCATTCCTGCCCGTAGAGATTTTATACTTTAGATTTGGTATTGATAATTTTTCTGTATATATTCGCTCAGCCATCTGAGCACAGCGCCCTCATTTATAGGCACACCGTCGAGTTCGGCTTTCACATCATCCGTATCCAGCAAAAAAACCTCATTATCCATACTCTGCGTATATCTCAAATGCAGATCAGGATTGACCGCCACTATGCTCACAACGGTCGATGCCATATCCCCCAAAGGCGCGCGGTCAATATGACTGAGTCTGAAAACCGCTTCAATTTTTGTACCGACACCCGGAACTGAATCTATCGACAGACTGCCGTCACACGACTTGGCCGCCTCCTCAAACATGGGGATGCCAAGCCCCACTCTTCGGGTCGTGCGAGTAGTAGTGAACGGGTCACGCACCCTCGCCAGGAAATCTGCATCCATCCCGCGGCCGTTATCCTTGAGCGAGATTGTGAGTTTATCAGCCTTTGTATCTGCAGCAACTTCAATATCAAGCCTGGTGGCGCCCGCTGCAATGGAGTTTTGAGCCAGGTCAAGGATGTGCATTGAAAGCTCACGCATTCTCCACCCTCCTGCCATGCTCACCCCTGCACGCCATTCTTATCTCGCCCACATTTCGATGTTCCAGATGCAATATAGTCCGCCTCTGGCCTATCGCATCCA
The nucleotide sequence above comes from bacterium. Encoded proteins:
- a CDS encoding ATP-binding protein, producing MRELSMHILDLAQNSIAAGATRLDIEVAADTKADKLTISLKDNGRGMDADFLARVRDPFTTTRTTRRVGLGIPMFEEAAKSCDGSLSIDSVPGVGTKIEAVFRLSHIDRAPLGDMASTVVSIVAVNPDLHLRYTQSMDNEVFLLDTDDVKAELDGVPINEGAVLRWLSEYIQKNYQYQI
- the nuoF gene encoding NADH-quinone oxidoreductase subunit NuoF, whose amino-acid sequence is MADQFYRTHVLVCAGAGCVSCGCKDVAEAMRSEIESHGLADEVKLVMTGCMGSCNLGPVAAILPDGTFYEKLTPEGAKRIVEEHLLKGRPVEDLMHKEGEGESVLPRMQDVPFFKRQLKIVLRNCGIIDPGNIEEYIARDGYSALAKALGEMTPEQVIDQVKKSGLRGRGGGGFPTGLKWEFTAKATGDQKYVLCNADEGDPGAFMDRSVLEGDPHSVIEAMTIAGYAVGANQGYVYVRAEYPLAIERLQTAINQAREWGFLSKNIMGTGFGFDLDIRIGAGAFVCGEETALMASIEGKRGEPRPRPPFPAISGLWECPTLLNNVESYANITWIIQNGADAFAAIGTEGSKGTKVFALAGAINNSGLVEVPMGTTLGDIIFDIGGGVRNGKKFKAAQAGGPSGGCIPKEHLNVPMDYDSLKELGAMMGSGGLIIMDENTCMVDLARYFLDFIQDESCGKCTPCRVGTKRMLEILTRIAHGLGQDGDIELLIDLGTQIRDSALCGLGQTAPNPVLSTIRYFRHEYEAHIKDKRCPACVCNSLFDAPCSHTCPAGTHVPQYVALIGARRFTDALRLIRDKNPFTSVCGRVCNAPCEDKCRRAQIDEPLSIRALKRFAADSAENGNLPLPSKRLSRVAGKKVAVIGGGPAGLTAAYHLARMGHVPTVFEADPVAGGMLASCIPPYRLPREVLAGEIDMIKQLGVEIKLNTRIGKDIPFEKIKNDYDAVFIAVGADKGWTLGIPGESLNGIYDSITFLKDVNLGRNTIKVGEKVAVVGGGNAAIDAARTAHRLGAKKVTIVYRRLRDDMPAAEEEIHEAEVEGIEIKYLSLPVEAVGEGGKVKTLKCQMLELADFDKSGRRAPKPIDGAIFDLPVDTVITAISQEPDVKFAGEDLKTKRGGTVQIEESTMKTNLDGVFAGGDVVKGPWTVIGAIGDGIKAAISIDRYLGGYGELASDAEDIEIPKAPEDVDDIVETPRVCCNMLAVEKRVGMTEVDLGFTREQALREAARCLRCDAGT
- a CDS encoding (2Fe-2S) ferredoxin domain-containing protein — translated: MKTLEDLKKVREKALEQMKLREGKFSAKVVVAMGTCGIAAGAREVMTAILDELDKRGISDVSVTQTGCKGLCEQEPTVDVIKDGKSVTYGYIDADKARQIIAQHIVNGSIIGDWVVSAS
- a CDS encoding NAD(P)H-dependent oxidoreductase subunit E, translated to MSTHTCECEAKAKAAQEEEARLYEELDKIIAKHKEVKGPLIQTLHAAQELFGWLPEKVQARIAKGLDVPLSEVHGVLSFYSFFTTVPRGKHTIRVCLGTACYVRGGKQVLEKFEHELGIKVNNTTEDREFSLEVNRCVGACGLAPVVTVGPDIYRRVKVDKIPEIIKKYRGS